Part of the Anguilla rostrata isolate EN2019 chromosome 10, ASM1855537v3, whole genome shotgun sequence genome, TCAGTCGTGTATGCTTGTTCATTTGGTGCTGTGACCTTTGATGAATTGGAAGTCATTTCACTTTATATGTGAAGTGGTACTGATTTTAAtcagacacgcacaaacacacgcgcgcgcacactcacacacactcacacacacacacacagaaacacacaaacagtcttTTAATGTTCCGTTAAAAGGCAGTTACTGACAGTGACCTTTCTGCTGAAGTTTTCTCCTTTGCTTTGATCCATCGGTCCACTTGAGCGATGCTGTGGACGTGGCGTGGGCGCTAagatctttcttttcttttctcataaAACTCTCCAAAAACTTTCCTCTTCAAAAAGACGCGTTCCAGCTCCACGGTAACGGTAGCGTTGTCCGTTTGAGAGCGGGATGCTGGGATTTGCAGTGCAGACGAGGCAGCGCTCCAGAGCGTCCGTTACAGTGgctctttccctccttttccccgACAGTGAcgaagctgcagcagcagctgaagaaAACGCGCGCCGGTGTGACCCGGTTCCAGAGACAGCTGATGGATGTGAAGCCCACGCCAGAACGTAAGGGCTTCCTTCGGCAGTGCTACAGACATGTGCTCTGAGTGAACGCAAAAACTCAAAGGTGTattcatacagaaataaaaaatttaaataaataaataactgtattAGTCCTGACGTTGTGTTTTTCAGTAATTGAGAAGCTGAAAGAGATCATGACCGAAGTTGAAAATTCCATCCGCACTTTCAAAGAAGATAAACACCAGAGGTACGCGAGCGGGAGTTgaagttatgccttggcggggcggcgTGCCCTGTACCtgtgcatacatttttccacaGCCTTGTCAAAGTGTGCACTCTTTCACTTTAATGTATAACGTAGTTAACAATCCTCATTTTCAAGGATCACAGTGaagagaaatatatattttactttacacATAATAATATAGAAATTTTACATCTTTGACTTACCGAATAACAAGTGGTACTGTACATTGTCACTAAAGTGCTTTTTTCACTCTAATTAATTGTATCCTCCAGCATGAAGCATTACACTGCCTGTTAATAGCATTCTCTCACTGATGTTGGCCTGCCTTTACATTTTAACTCCTCGCACATTTTAACTTTTGCGCTTTAAAACAGTGGTGCAACATATTTTCTGTATACGCCTCTTCATTATTTTACACATGTAACATTGTATAAtcattaatgttttataatgaTTGATGGTGGTAGTGATATGTCTCTGCAGTGGGGGTGGGCAGTTCCATTCCTGGGGgggccgctgtgtctgcaggcttTTGTTGCCAGCGGTTACCCAGgctcaattagctaattagctctGAACACGAACGGCGGCTCGCTCATAAATTAGCTCACGGTAAAATGTGTCATACAGGGACTCAAAGCGGCTATCGGCTGTGATTCATGGGTTTATTATTAACGGACTTACCAAAAACGGCAGGTCTATAAACGGCCAGCCCAGTTAAATAATTAAGTTGGCACGAAATCCAGAAATTGACGCAGCTTGCCTCCGCTCTGCAGTATATTAAcacagcaccccaccccccccccctcgtgctCTGTGTGGTTCAGCTACGAGGAGCTCTTGAAGAGAGAGTACACGTGCTGGCAGGAGGTGTGCACCCTGGAGAAGAAGATCGGGGCGTGGGCCTTGGCCGGGGCGTCGGGTTCGaaggcccccccggcccccccggcccacgCGGCCAAGGTGTGCCTGCCCAACGCGCTGCCCCCCGAGGTGAACGAGCTGGAGCGCTTCCTCCTGCTGacgggggggcggcagggggggtGGGACCAGTACGACCACGAGGTCTTCCTCCGGGAGCGGGTCAAGAGGAGCGGGCGGGACGTCCTCCCCCACGTGCCGGGGaagcggggggaggaggtggcGCAGCACGAGGAGTGGTACCAGAGGCTGCTCCTCCTcgaggagaagaagagggaggtGAGGCCTCCCCTTCGCCTGTTTTTCACTTCTTCTCTGTTTAATAAACATGTTGAGTTTAGAGTGAATAATGGTTGCTGCTACCGTgtggtgtattgcctttctttttgtgaaatgcttccagaaAAAACGTCAATACTGTTATCTGTTGGATATtaataagacagccaatcagcaggaaGATCCTGCAGCGTCCATGTGATTGATAAAAACACATCAcgtgatcacatggaagctgtgcGATCttgttgctgattggctgtcttatcaacacccaggatgtttttgtttgtctttcgAGCACAAGCTGCTTCAGGACTATTTAACTGAACTTGTATTGTTCCGTGCTCCTCTGGGTAATGCGTGGTTGCCAGGCGATCCTCAAATGGAGGACTCAGAAGGAGCggagcagagagcaggagctgaggcggcagaaggaggaggaggaggcggcgaggcgggaggaggcggagctggcgGAGGTGCAGCagcggcaggaggaggaggagcggcgggAGGCGGCAGCTCGGCTGGAGGCCTGGAAGGCCGAGAGGAGGGCCCAGGAGGACACGGAGCGGGAGAAGCAGGTCCGGGAGGAGGTGCTCCACAGGAAGAAGGCCAAGGAGGAGCGGCGCAGGCAGCAGGAGGCCAAGCTGGCCCTGGAGGCGCACATGCGTGCGCGGaggcagcagcaggagctgctCCTCATGGAGAGGGAGtaccaggagcaggaggagatggaggagagacagagggctgCTGCCGTCGGGATTAAAATCTTCCAGGAAAGGGTAAGCTTCAGTGCACAGCTGCGGTGGCTAATTCTGTGAGGAGAGGGTTATTCAGGGAACAGGAACACTTTCAGAAAGTTGCCGGAAGCAGTATATGTCGAAGTGGCAAACCACTCtggaaatttgtttaaaaatagtaatatttaTCGTGATGGGGTCTAGGTTAAGATTCTCATTCTTAACCTAGTCAAGGGGTGTGTCATCAATAGTCATCGGAATCTGAATGTCATTTCAAGGAAGGGTGCATTGCTTATCACGTAACATGTTATGCTGTGACTGAATGTAAGCTATGATGACACGTACtctaatgaaattacatttgagcATTTTTACTGAAGTGGTGAGAGAACGTATATGTGGCTGTAGGATCTTTTCAGGCTGGAGGTAAaactgcaggagaaacagatcaaggaggaggaggaggcagaacGACAGAAGAGGCTGGCCAAGATGAAGGAGAAAGTGAGTGGGGTGCAGTGGGCCGGATCATCTCTCTCTGCGGGGTTTATGGAGTGGAATAAAACGGAGCTGGTAGACCGTGTGGTGCAGCGCGTAGGGCAGCCAGCTGTTTAAAATTTAAAGCGGAAAACTCTCTGTTCTGTATGGATACGGGATATGCTCTGGCAACCCAGGGCATACATGCCGTGCCAACGTACGGGGTTACTCGCTTAAATTGTCCGTCAGTCACTGATGGCTCATGTTCTGCAGCCCATCAGAGTTATTCAGTTGAAGTGGGTGGCAGTCAAGCTCACCGCTCTTATGTAATTATGTATACACGTGAAACgtttttagacaaaatgcagCTTTAGCGGTGTGTACCTTGAGAATCGCTCTCCCGGTCACGGTCTGCCGTCTGCCGAACTGATGCAGGTGGAAGCGCACGTCAGCCGCGACCCGTCCAGACTGTGCAAGCCCACCCAGGGGTGGCAGGAACGTACCAAAGTCGTCGGGCCGACGGGGGGAGGACCCGTGTCGCAGAGGTTCCACAGGTACTTCTCACGTCCCGTAATGCAGATGCACGCGACCGGCGGTCCGTTTTCATTGGCTGAGCTTAACGTGTCCGTGCGTGGTGTCATACCCCTCACAGAGCTGTGCCGAGCTGGAGACGAGACTTATGACcgggagccccgccccgccccgcccagccccgccccgccctgccccgccctccagAACGGCCCTCCACATTCGTGTACGCCTTCACGTGCAGGATGGCCTTGCACACTgcagaaacattatttttatgtctGGCGTCATTTTGCTATCAAGCTGCTTTGTAttgaatgtattaatgtattggACACTTGGAagagtcattcatttttttttttttttttacatcgtcACAATGATTAGTGTATGAACCCTGCTTCCTTTTACTCGGATGGTACTGGGTCAGTTTCCACCTCATCCTCCAGCTCTTGCGCTGTAAGTTGTCTTTACCAGGCTTTTCTGTATGGTCCCTTCTGTACGATATTCCGAACACACACCTCAAAAGCAGGAACACCAGGAAAAACGGGAATGGAACGTGTGTACGGAGAAAGTTGCTAAACTGAACAAATGGCGCTAACACGTAAGCATACGGAGTAGTTTTAGTAAGCACATCTTAAAAGCAACAGACGCAAATGTAGagccacattttaaataatgtataacATGATAAAGTTCCAGCAGCATGTATACAGTATTATATCCAATACTTGCACTTGATATTAAAAAGGTACGACTGTGCAGACTTATAACCATTATCAAACTGCATTCAGCGGTGAAACCGAAGGACTCAATCTCAAATACTGCTGCTAAGAtatgaaagcaaaaataattatacttGAAAATTTCAGTCTAGTCTCCTCTATCAATATTGCATTTTCTACATACATTTGATCTCAGAAAATGAGGCTACGTGTAGATCTGTGTCTTACCGACTGCTGATGAAATGTTCTACAGCGCTATGAATCATTCCTCCTTACAACTCTGCCATTTCTGctgtaagaaaaataaagtaaaatgtctATCCCTGATGGTTTACTTCCTCGTTGCACATATTAACGCAACAATGTTCTGGGTCTGCATTACTCTACATCACCCTGTCCTGTGTGTCAGAAccaccagttttttttgtcttaaatcTGTTCCGATATGTGACAGACTGCTTTATTAAAGCTAACTTTTAGAGTTTTAATGCAAGCATAAAATATCATGTAGGAAATTGGGGCACAGCAAATCATACACATCACTTGAAAAGCCTACTTAGAAATGTGTGATTTGGCAAACTAATTTGATTTAGCATTTGTAATAAAACTGTGCTTATTTAATCACATTACAAGAAATCTTGTGGTTGAACCCACTGTTGTGGCTGGTGCGGTAGTATAATGTTTGACTTGCTCAGGCCCCATTCAGTCAAACAAGGACACATTTTTGAGAATTTACGCTCAGAAGAGAATATCTGTGGAAGGGCTTGCATGCACGGTGAAATGACACGTGGGTGTGTGACAACACATCCCACTAGCCCAGAGTCCAGACTGTTCACAAGCACAGGTGTTAGTCTCGAATATCCAGCATTAGTCAGAGCTATGCTTTTGCATTCTGACAACTTTGAGAATATGCGTCAGCTGGCACTTAACGGCCATGTTATGATTGATGAACTTTGACTGGTGATGGGAATATGaccaaaaaactgaaatggattCTGCATTGGTTATGTAGACCTTTGGTTCCCTGGGTAATAATTTtctatgctttttaaaaattcccagCATGCTAATGGTATGTGTTGTTAACTATTTCTACATCACTGCCACATGTCAGTGGTATATTACTACTGTGTATAATGCACGTTTCTGGAGCAGCTCTTTGACAGGTAAGGCCTTTAAGTGCTGAACGGTTGTGACCAGGCAATGCCGTTTGCAATAACGTGACAAGATTGCCACCATGTGACAAGATAACTCTGGAGATGAGTAGACGAATTGCAGCAGAACTGTCTCTGATTGCAGTCATTGGGAAATGAGCTCCCTAACTGACATCTTTGATTCTGAATCATGATGTGGTGCAGATGACGGTTAAGATGAGGGTTTTGCGTTATCTTAACTCTGTTATTTTGGCATCAGCTATTAAGGATCTTATAAAGTacattaaatagttttttttaaaagagttgGCAGGCTCAGAAATGCTGGGTCTTCTAATTACCCTTACAAAGACACTCAGTGCACTCAATAGATCAATCTCCATTGTagttagggtttttttttttagtcctaTATTTCAATTTCCGCAGAGTTAGCGGAACGTCCTGTTTACACCGGAAGCTACGTCAACGGAAGTGTTTTCAAACTCAAAGATGGCGGAAGAGGAGAATTCACTTGCCGAGTTTGAAGAAATTGACTTTCTCAAAGACAGGCATGTACGTTTTTTTCAGAGATGCCTTCAAGTACTACCGGAGCGATATTCCTCCTTGGAGACCAGCAGGTAAATAGCCTCGTAGCTTATGCACATAGTTGACTTGACAGTTCAGCTGGCTCTGATGTGTCCGCTGACCCCCAGTGCTGCACCCTTCCAAAATACGCGACGATACCACTCGCTAGATGTTTGCGCAAGTACAAGCGCTTTACGattgtaaaatattgtaaaataactttaaagatgTTCGGGTTTTTGCCCGGAAATTTTTCACCTTGTATGTTTTGTTGCTAGTTGCTCGCTAGCTTTCTATTCAATGGGCTTTCTCGCAATCATAGGGAGAATATCGGATATCCTTACCTCTCGTCCTGTCCACTAAGTTACttgttatttgttgtatttagCTACCTAGGTATCTAGATAAacctttcattatttttggaaaGCCTAAGTTAGACGCCCAGTTGTTTTACAAGCTGAAAATTGCGGTTTACTAGCGAGCTGTTAAAACACGGCATTTCTCCCAGAGGACGTCAACGACTATTTGATTACCATTAGCTATTGCTAACCatacaaattaaagaaaataagtaGTAGCTAGTGCTTATTCATTGTAATCTTTGTTAAACTAACATTAGTTATGGCGGatagattttttgttttcctaatAGAGAGATGACGAATGTCTTGTGCTGGGAACGAATATATGGGTTTAATTTAGTAGTTGTTACTGTTTGAGCCAATTAgtgatttctttttattaatgaataaatggatCCATTATCTGCGGTGGGATAATAGGCAGACCATTCCCCTATGTACCACAAAGCTGTGCATTTCGTGTCATTGTATTTGTAATATATCAATTAGAAGGAAGCAAGGACTTGGGTTAACTGTCAAAAAGATCTGTAATTATGTTTGTCCTAGAGTAAGTATAACTTTGAGCATCCAGTCAGTTCGCAGGCAACCATGTGTGCTGACGTTATTGTTTATGTAACGATTAGCATGTGCTGAAAAGACACATTCACGATGCCTGCATTTTGTTGTTGGTATTGACTTTGCCCTACCATTTTTTTCAGGTTGACCATAGTGTTTTTTGCTCTGTCTGGTCTGGATGTTCTCGATGCCCTGGATGTTGTAGACAAGCCCAGTCTGATTGAGTGGATTTACTCGCTACAGGTCCTTCCCACGGAAGACCGTAAGTGTCTGACGCCTTTCGCCTGTCTCCGCGAGTTGGCTCTTCCCACCTCACCGGAAATGCAAGATTTGCTGATACTTacaagatttttttctgtgtagtctctgataattcattttaattttgtaaagaaatatatttcCCTGATTTTAttgcatacaaaaaaaaccattgaGTTAGAAAACAATTGGACAATGTTTTCCCTCAGTATTTGTTGTCTGGCATCTAAGGTAGTACTTTACACAGTAGAGCTTTTTTGTGATAAGTGATGGATATTTTGAGAAGCtggtggtatttttttttaaatgaatgaggtTCTCGTGTTCTATAAATAAGTGGCCTATAATTACGTGGAGTATTCTTAAATTCTTATCAGCAAATGTAGGAAGTCTGTCTGAACATGAGTctgcattttcttgttttctgtcaCTAGAGTGCCTTGTGTCAAGCATTTTGAGATggtacaaattaaaaatgtttgataATGCATACATTTTGGTGGAATAattgattgatggatggatttaAATTATGGACATTGGTCATGGCAGCAGACAGTtccaaataaaaccaaacagaaGTGTTTCCTTAACCATTAGGAAAATTACCTGGCTGAATGAAAGTGTCTCTGATTGCCATTTTGATGcattatatgaaatattaaaatgttagGAACTGGTTTTGAGATAACAGGATTATTGTGTTAAACCTTCCTTCTGTTTGGTGGGGTTCGGCCTGCTTTAATCTGATGCAATACCTTCTGTGAAAGCCAGGGGGCAGTCTTATCATTGGACCAAACAGAAAAAGCATTGCCTcagtacagagacagagaatatTCTTTATGACAGTTTGGTTGCTAAAACAAGGCGCTGACTGCACTATAATTGTAAAGATCCCATCACACCTATTGCAGAGAGTAGGAGGTCCCCTGGTGTTTTGGCAAAGTCCCAATTTGGCTGTTTCAGTCCGGGCTTCCCACAGCTGTTGTTGTTGAGGTGCGATTCCCCTTCTCTGTTAGGCACATTTTAACAGCTTTCAGAGGTGTTATGGAAATGCACTACATTATTATAATTCATGCAAATTATACTTTCATTTATATCATTTTCCTTTTGGCTTTTTACCTTTCAAATTCCATCTCCACTCAAAAAACTAAGTCTTTCAGctcctttctgtgtggaaaGCCAAGGGTGTCCTTTTAGTTAAATGTGCTCATTTCTCAAGGGTAGGCGATCGCTATATAATCGCTATAACATTATACTTTCGTCAATCGCACATTTTTTGCGAGGCGTGTAAAAATAGCGAACGGCGAGGGCGGTGCGCGAAGACCCACCGCCATTTTTTCACGCCttttcccccccactctcaGCGCTCCATGTGACCTCCAGCTGAGAGCCATTTCTGTTCTGTCCTTGGATAATTCGCACCCTAGCCACGCCCCTATACTGACCTTGTCCAAGGCTGGACGTGATTCAGCATAGCCTCCTGGACcaacccacaaccccccccacaaaatAACATGTTCTGTCACTCCAACGTAGAGGTGACAGTCACAGATATAAAATGAATGGCTACAGACAGGCTTTGCTTTGGGGGGTGTGTTATATATTATCATCacacaccagccaatcacaggagaCATGCATGTCTGTTGATGTTCTTGGCTGTGGATAACTGATACTTGACGAGAATTGTACCTTAATCgaacctgtgttctgtagtaaTTCCAGTGGCCTTCGGTAGCTGGGAACTTCATCTCTCCCTGTTCTCTTTGTAACACTGAATGATACTCTGCAGTCCTCCATGCTTTCATTTCAAGATGGAAGGTGTGATGTAATGATAAAGAAACTTtgccacaagggggcagcatTTACATTTGCCAAAGCGCTCAGCTGTATCCCTCTGAAAAGTTTGattgcttcatttttttcagctgcTCAGGTAACATGAAAGCATTTGTGGCAAATCACATACAGTAACCCTGTGTATGCACCTGCCTGGCATATAGTTTCATATTCATGAGTCTATGTCACACATATTTGACTAGGTTGCCTGTGTACACTTTGAAGATTGACACCTGCCTCCACAATAGTGAAGCCTCACTGAAGCTAGTGATGattgcagttatttttcattataataaTAGTGAACTGTTCTAATCTTGGTAACAAACAGCTGGGAAGTGTTTACAGTACTAGAGCTATTGATGTATAGAAATCCTGAAATAAATAGCAATCacaatattttgtgtgtatgaaaatatacacagtgtatacacagtatctctctcttatacacacacacacacgcacacacacactgctgacatCGTGAGTCAACAGTTAATCCACAACCATTGCACTCCCCATTAAATTTCATACCCACAGTGAGATAAGGGTCTCTCTTGGAAACGGCAGAACTGGACAGCCGTGATTGTCACTGTACTCACCGCGGGGGTTACCCCATTTCAAAAAAGTTTCCGTTGCTCCGTTTTGCGCTTCAAATGCACCAAATTCGATTTTCAGCTCTGCTCTTTTGCATTGGGAAACAGC contains:
- the LOC135233573 gene encoding coiled-coil domain-containing protein 112; its protein translation is MADLATAASGDALHDSGDGDDFRVAGHHGNQNRMEKASQGKKMQFLRTAENLRRQVDKLEKEKGLSNQSRNLFRDDSGTIEDLESKLTHDRTTEVTKLQQQLKKTRAGVTRFQRQLMDVKPTPELIEKLKEIMTEVENSIRTFKEDKHQSYEELLKREYTCWQEVCTLEKKIGAWALAGASGSKAPPAPPAHAAKVCLPNALPPEVNELERFLLLTGGRQGGWDQYDHEVFLRERVKRSGRDVLPHVPGKRGEEVAQHEEWYQRLLLLEEKKREAILKWRTQKERSREQELRRQKEEEEAARREEAELAEVQQRQEEEERREAAARLEAWKAERRAQEDTEREKQVREEVLHRKKAKEERRRQQEAKLALEAHMRARRQQQELLLMEREYQEQEEMEERQRAAAVGIKIFQERDLFRLEVKLQEKQIKEEEEAERQKRLAKMKEKVEAHVSRDPSRLCKPTQGWQERTKVVGPTGGGPVSQRFHRAVPSWRRDL